From Actinomyces slackii, a single genomic window includes:
- a CDS encoding PTS-dependent dihydroxyacetone kinase phosphotransferase subunit DhaM has translation MPDGSHGDAQSRQVGLVLVSHSRALAQAALEMTRRLVGSVEVTVEIAAGLPDGGLGTDGAAVARAVTAVASSSGGGVLVLTDLGSGVMSAEAGIERLTPETASRTRLSGAPFLEGLVGAYAAAGIGRDLEAVAAEASSSASAKEAQVGGRTAGV, from the coding sequence ATGCCTGATGGTTCCCATGGGGATGCTCAGTCCCGGCAGGTCGGGCTGGTCCTGGTCTCGCACTCGCGCGCCCTGGCCCAGGCCGCCCTGGAGATGACCAGGCGGCTGGTGGGATCGGTGGAGGTGACCGTTGAGATCGCCGCGGGCCTGCCCGACGGCGGACTGGGGACCGACGGGGCCGCCGTGGCCCGGGCCGTCACCGCGGTGGCCTCCTCCAGCGGCGGCGGGGTCCTGGTCCTGACCGATCTGGGCAGCGGCGTCATGAGCGCGGAGGCCGGCATCGAGCGGCTGACCCCTGAGACCGCGTCCCGCACCCGCCTGTCCGGGGCGCCCTTCCTCGAAGGGCTCGTGGGGGCCTACGCCGCCGCCGGCATCGGGCGCGACCTGGAGGCCGTCGCCGCCGAGGCGAGCTCATCGGCCTCCGCCAAGGAGGCGCAGGTGGGCGGCCGCACCGCAGGCGTGTAG
- a CDS encoding substrate-binding domain-containing protein, which translates to MSSSAPPFPPGRAAPSRRTALLATALAAAGLSACTAERTADYYGGAGAGALIGVSMPTKNLERWSRDGANLKELLEDKGYSVELQFADNKVEQQNSQIQTMVNKSPAVIVVGAIDGSALGPVLESAARLGTTVVAYDRLIRDTKAVDYYVTFDNYNVGALQGSYIVDALDLESGAGPFNFEPFAGSPDDNNARFFFEGAWDALSPYISSGQLVCPSGKLPASVDKWQSIGIQAWSNTAAQAEMENRLNSFYSSTTRVDVVLCPNDALALGVSQALSSAGYGGENWPVLTGQDADQANVARIVAGTQSMTVFKDTRLLGERCATMVDQIAKGETVEVNDTESYDNGQLVVPSYLLDPVSVDADNVKEVLVDSGYYSAQEVGLS; encoded by the coding sequence ATGTCATCGTCAGCACCACCCTTCCCGCCCGGTCGCGCGGCCCCCAGCCGCAGGACAGCCCTGCTGGCCACCGCGCTGGCGGCCGCAGGGCTGAGCGCCTGCACCGCCGAGCGAACCGCCGACTACTACGGAGGCGCCGGTGCCGGCGCCCTCATCGGGGTGTCCATGCCCACCAAGAACCTCGAGCGCTGGAGCCGCGACGGGGCCAACCTCAAGGAGCTCCTGGAGGACAAGGGCTACTCGGTCGAGCTCCAGTTCGCCGACAACAAGGTCGAGCAGCAGAACTCCCAGATCCAGACCATGGTCAACAAGAGCCCCGCGGTGATCGTCGTGGGGGCCATCGACGGCTCGGCCCTGGGCCCGGTCCTGGAGTCGGCCGCCCGCCTGGGCACCACCGTGGTCGCCTACGACCGGCTCATCCGCGACACCAAGGCCGTGGACTACTACGTCACCTTCGACAACTACAACGTCGGCGCCCTTCAGGGCTCCTACATCGTCGACGCCCTCGATCTTGAGAGCGGGGCCGGCCCGTTCAACTTCGAGCCCTTCGCCGGCAGCCCCGATGACAACAACGCCCGCTTCTTCTTCGAGGGCGCCTGGGACGCGCTGAGCCCCTACATCTCCAGCGGACAGCTCGTGTGCCCCTCGGGCAAGCTCCCCGCCTCGGTGGACAAGTGGCAGTCCATCGGCATCCAGGCCTGGTCCAACACCGCGGCCCAGGCGGAGATGGAGAACCGGCTCAACTCCTTCTACAGCTCCACCACCCGGGTCGACGTCGTCCTGTGCCCCAACGACGCCCTCGCCCTGGGCGTCAGTCAGGCCCTGTCCTCAGCCGGCTACGGGGGCGAGAACTGGCCGGTCCTGACCGGCCAGGACGCCGATCAGGCCAATGTCGCCAGGATCGTCGCCGGCACCCAGTCCATGACCGTCTTCAAGGACACCCGCCTGCTGGGGGAGCGCTGCGCCACCATGGTCGACCAGATCGCCAAGGGCGAGACCGTCGAGGTCAATGACACCGAGTCCTATGACAACGGCCAGCTCGTCGTGCCCTCCTACCTGCTCGACCCGGTCTCCGTGGACGCCGACAACGTCAAGGAGGTCCTGGTGGACTCCGGCTACTACAGCGCCCAGGAGGTGGGGCTGTCATGA
- a CDS encoding aldose 1-epimerase family protein, with the protein MINGELIDLAAGDYQARIATCGATLVHLRRGGRDLVVPFDAEASLPGGWQGKTLVPWPNRVAGSRYTYGGVDYLLACNEPETGSALHGLVGWSDFQVIEQSASEVLVGLCQPGSYAYPWALQVQVRFTLGEAGLRVVTTTTSLGAALPAADVPGAPQEAGLPLPAPYGVSCHPYLTRPAPLEECTLTVPACRVLDVDPQTMAPAGERSVEGTEWDWRSGRLVGQTSTDNAYLGLPAEPWQVRLCDPEGRAVVMGADAPWVQIYTDDQLGRRGVAVEPMTCPPNAFNSGRDLITLEVGQSHDFTYTLHEE; encoded by the coding sequence ATGATCAACGGCGAGCTCATCGATCTGGCGGCGGGTGACTACCAGGCACGGATCGCCACCTGCGGGGCCACACTGGTCCATCTGCGCCGCGGCGGGCGCGACCTCGTGGTGCCCTTCGACGCCGAGGCGAGCCTGCCGGGCGGCTGGCAGGGCAAGACCCTGGTGCCCTGGCCCAACCGCGTGGCCGGCTCCCGCTACACCTATGGGGGAGTGGACTACCTGCTGGCGTGCAATGAGCCGGAGACCGGCTCGGCGCTCCACGGCCTGGTGGGGTGGAGCGACTTCCAGGTGATCGAGCAGTCCGCCTCCGAGGTGCTGGTGGGCCTGTGCCAGCCCGGCAGCTACGCCTACCCCTGGGCCCTGCAGGTCCAGGTCCGCTTCACCCTGGGGGAGGCGGGTCTGCGCGTCGTCACGACGACGACCAGTCTCGGGGCCGCCCTGCCGGCGGCCGATGTCCCCGGGGCTCCCCAGGAGGCCGGCCTCCCCCTGCCCGCGCCCTACGGGGTGTCCTGCCACCCCTACCTGACCCGCCCGGCTCCGCTGGAGGAGTGCACGCTGACCGTGCCGGCCTGCCGGGTCCTCGACGTCGACCCGCAGACCATGGCGCCGGCGGGCGAGCGCAGCGTGGAGGGCACCGAGTGGGACTGGCGCTCGGGCAGGCTCGTGGGGCAGACCTCCACCGACAACGCCTACCTGGGGCTGCCCGCCGAGCCCTGGCAGGTCAGGCTCTGCGATCCTGAGGGCCGCGCCGTCGTCATGGGGGCCGACGCCCCCTGGGTGCAGATCTACACCGATGACCAGCTGGGCCGCCGGGGCGTGGCGGTTGAGCCCATGACCTGCCCGCCCAATGCCTTCAACTCAGGGCGCGACCTCATCACCCTGGAGGTGGGCCAGTCCCACGACTTCACCTACACCCTCCACGAGGAGTAG
- the mmsB gene encoding multiple monosaccharide ABC transporter permease, translating into MKNATAYVGRNMRQYGILAALLAIIIFFQILTGGLLLSPNNVASLIQQNAYVMILSVGMVMVIIARHIDLSVGSLVGFIGGVIGLLVVGSGLPWPLAVAIALALGLLIGCWQGFWVAIMGIPAFIVTLGGMLIFRGLTVVLVQRTVSGLPPSFVSIANGSLPPWLGYLKNYDGVTIVIGLSAIAALIYSQMRARRRARAAGRTVDSLRGAVVRLAIYSAAIGALTALLAYSAGGTPIVLVIVGVVILIYSFIMNRTVIGRQIYAVGGNLKAARLSGINVRRVDFLVFVNMGLLSALAAIVTTSRAGAAVSTAGNLYEMDAIAAAYIGGAAVSGGIGRVSGAIIGALIMGVLNMGLSIMAVDSAWQQAIKGLVLLCAVALDIVGKRRAS; encoded by the coding sequence ATGAAGAACGCGACAGCCTATGTGGGGCGCAATATGCGCCAGTACGGGATCCTGGCGGCGCTGCTGGCGATCATCATCTTCTTCCAGATCCTCACCGGCGGCCTGCTGCTGTCCCCCAACAACGTCGCCAGCCTCATCCAGCAGAACGCCTACGTCATGATCCTGTCGGTGGGCATGGTCATGGTGATCATCGCCCGCCACATCGACCTGTCCGTGGGCTCACTGGTGGGATTCATCGGCGGAGTGATCGGGCTCCTGGTGGTGGGCTCGGGACTGCCCTGGCCGCTGGCCGTGGCCATCGCCCTGGCCCTGGGCCTTCTCATCGGCTGCTGGCAGGGATTCTGGGTGGCGATCATGGGGATCCCCGCCTTCATCGTCACCCTGGGCGGCATGCTCATCTTCCGCGGCCTGACCGTGGTGCTGGTCCAGCGCACGGTCTCCGGCCTGCCGCCGAGCTTCGTGTCCATCGCCAATGGCTCCCTGCCGCCGTGGCTGGGCTACCTGAAGAACTATGACGGGGTCACCATCGTCATCGGCCTGTCCGCCATCGCCGCCCTCATCTACTCCCAGATGCGCGCTCGACGCCGCGCCCGGGCGGCCGGGCGCACCGTGGACTCCCTGCGGGGCGCGGTGGTGCGGCTGGCGATCTACAGCGCGGCGATCGGCGCCCTGACGGCCCTCCTGGCCTACTCCGCCGGCGGCACCCCGATCGTGCTGGTCATCGTGGGCGTGGTCATCCTCATCTACTCCTTCATCATGAACCGCACCGTGATCGGCCGCCAGATCTACGCCGTGGGCGGCAATCTCAAGGCCGCGCGGCTCTCGGGCATCAATGTGCGCAGGGTGGACTTCCTGGTCTTCGTCAACATGGGGCTGCTCTCGGCCCTGGCGGCCATCGTCACCACCTCGCGCGCCGGTGCGGCGGTCTCCACTGCCGGGAACCTCTACGAGATGGATGCCATCGCGGCCGCCTACATCGGCGGAGCGGCGGTCTCCGGAGGCATCGGGCGCGTCTCGGGGGCGATTATCGGCGCCCTGATCATGGGCGTGCTCAACATGGGCCTGTCCATCATGGCGGTGGACTCCGCCTGGCAGCAGGCGATCAAGGGCCTGGTGCTGCTGTGCGCCGTCGCCCTGGACATCGTGGGCAAGCGCCGCGCATCCTGA
- the dhaK gene encoding dihydroxyacetone kinase subunit DhaK codes for MKKLINSADSVVADALAGMAAAHPGELEVDLDNRLVYRATPKEQGKVAIISGGGSGHEPLHGGFVGTGMLDAACAGEVFTSPVPDQIVAATTAVDRGAGVLHIVKNYTGDVMNFEMAAEIVDMESGIQVATVVTNDDVAVEDSLYTAGRRGVGVTVLVEKIAGAAAEEGQSLEEVARIAAAVNDAGRSMGMALTSCTVPANGKPSFDLPEEEMEIGIGIHGEPGRHREPIAPASQIAARLVEPILAELPAGDGRGVIALLNGMGGTPLLELYLMYDEVARLLADAGVVVERRLVGNYITSLDMAGCSLTLVRADDEMLRLWDAPVSTPGLRWGI; via the coding sequence ATGAAGAAACTCATCAACTCCGCTGACAGTGTGGTCGCGGATGCCCTGGCAGGCATGGCCGCTGCCCACCCCGGTGAGCTCGAGGTCGACCTCGACAACCGCCTCGTCTACCGGGCCACCCCCAAGGAGCAGGGCAAGGTGGCGATCATCTCCGGAGGGGGCAGTGGCCATGAGCCCCTTCACGGCGGCTTCGTGGGCACGGGCATGCTCGACGCCGCTTGCGCCGGGGAGGTCTTCACCTCTCCCGTCCCCGACCAGATCGTGGCCGCCACCACCGCCGTGGACCGTGGGGCCGGGGTGCTCCACATTGTCAAGAACTACACCGGCGACGTCATGAACTTCGAGATGGCCGCCGAGATCGTGGACATGGAGTCCGGCATCCAGGTGGCCACCGTGGTGACCAATGACGATGTCGCCGTCGAGGACTCCCTCTACACCGCGGGACGCCGCGGCGTGGGCGTGACCGTGCTGGTGGAGAAGATCGCCGGCGCCGCCGCCGAGGAGGGGCAGTCGCTTGAGGAGGTGGCCCGCATCGCCGCCGCGGTCAATGACGCGGGGCGCTCCATGGGGATGGCCCTGACCTCGTGCACGGTCCCCGCCAATGGCAAGCCCTCCTTCGACCTGCCCGAGGAGGAGATGGAGATCGGCATCGGCATTCATGGCGAGCCCGGACGCCACCGCGAGCCCATCGCGCCGGCCTCGCAGATCGCCGCGCGGCTCGTCGAGCCGATCCTGGCCGAGCTTCCCGCCGGCGATGGTCGCGGCGTCATCGCCCTGCTCAACGGCATGGGCGGCACCCCGCTGCTCGAGCTCTACCTCATGTACGACGAGGTCGCCCGGCTCCTGGCGGATGCCGGGGTGGTCGTTGAGCGCCGCCTGGTGGGCAACTACATCACGAGTCTGGACATGGCCGGCTGCTCCCTGACCCTGGTGAGGGCCGACGACGAGATGCTGCGCCTATGGGACGCCCCGGTGTCCACTCCGGGCCTGCGGTGGGGGATCTGA
- the mmsA gene encoding multiple monosaccharide ABC transporter ATP-binding protein, with protein MSAPILQMRSITKAFGGIKALDDVNLEVRRGEIHAICGENGAGKSTLMNVLSGVWPAGTYDGEIIYDGEPRTFRSLRDSEEAGIVIIHQELALSPYLSVAENIFLGNEKARRGIIDWDATNEAAAELLATVGLDIPPHTRVVDLGVGHQQLVEIAKALSKDVRLLILDEPTAALNDEDSAHLLSLMEGLRDQGITMVMISHKLNEVCRVAERTTIIRDGQTIQTSDLRGPQAIDEEEIIRLMVGRSLSNRYPDHTSDVGEELLELRDWTVHHPVDTTRAVVDGAALSLRRGEIVGLAGLMGAGRTELAMSLFGRSYGVGISGTVLKEGKEISTDTVARAIAAGIAYVPEDRKVLGLNLIQDVKTNTTAAALAKIASHGVVDEHAEREVAERYRGEMRIKTESLSTEVGSLSGGNQQKVVLAKWMFSDPEVLILDEPTRGIDVGAKYEIYQIINELADSGRAVLVISSELPELLGICDRIYAMSQGRITGQLPRGQADQESLMALMTAHSTQERHEGDSANKDGEDR; from the coding sequence ATGAGCGCCCCCATTCTCCAGATGCGCTCCATCACCAAGGCCTTCGGGGGCATCAAGGCCCTCGACGACGTCAACCTGGAGGTTCGGCGCGGCGAGATCCACGCCATCTGCGGGGAGAACGGGGCCGGCAAGTCCACTCTCATGAACGTCCTGTCCGGGGTGTGGCCCGCCGGCACCTATGACGGAGAGATCATCTACGACGGCGAGCCCAGGACCTTCCGCTCCCTGCGCGACTCCGAGGAGGCCGGCATCGTCATCATCCACCAGGAGCTGGCCCTGAGCCCGTACCTGTCGGTGGCCGAGAACATCTTCCTGGGCAACGAGAAGGCGCGCCGCGGCATCATCGACTGGGACGCCACCAATGAGGCCGCGGCCGAGCTCCTGGCCACCGTCGGCCTGGACATCCCGCCCCACACCCGAGTGGTGGACCTGGGAGTGGGCCACCAGCAGCTCGTGGAGATCGCCAAGGCCCTGTCCAAGGACGTGCGCCTGCTCATCCTCGATGAGCCCACCGCCGCCCTCAACGACGAGGACTCCGCCCACCTGCTCTCCCTCATGGAGGGGCTGCGCGATCAGGGCATCACCATGGTCATGATCTCCCACAAGCTCAACGAGGTCTGCCGCGTGGCCGAGCGCACCACCATCATCCGGGATGGGCAGACCATCCAGACCTCCGACCTGCGCGGGCCGCAGGCCATCGACGAGGAGGAGATCATCCGCCTCATGGTGGGGCGCTCCCTGTCCAACCGCTATCCCGATCACACCTCCGATGTGGGGGAGGAGCTCCTGGAGCTGCGCGACTGGACCGTCCACCACCCCGTGGACACCACCCGGGCCGTGGTCGACGGCGCCGCCCTGTCCCTGCGCCGCGGAGAGATCGTGGGACTGGCAGGCCTCATGGGGGCCGGGCGCACCGAGTTGGCCATGAGCCTGTTCGGCCGCTCCTACGGCGTCGGCATCTCGGGGACCGTGCTCAAGGAGGGCAAGGAGATCTCCACCGATACCGTGGCCCGGGCCATCGCGGCGGGCATCGCCTACGTGCCCGAGGATCGCAAGGTCCTGGGCCTCAACCTCATCCAGGACGTCAAGACCAACACGACGGCGGCGGCCCTGGCCAAGATCGCCTCGCACGGCGTCGTCGACGAGCATGCCGAGCGGGAGGTGGCCGAGCGCTACCGCGGCGAGATGCGCATCAAGACCGAGTCGCTGAGCACCGAGGTGGGGTCGCTCTCGGGCGGCAACCAGCAGAAGGTCGTCCTGGCCAAGTGGATGTTCTCCGACCCCGAGGTCCTCATCCTCGATGAGCCCACCCGCGGCATCGACGTGGGGGCCAAGTACGAGATCTACCAGATCATCAACGAGCTCGCCGACTCCGGCAGGGCGGTCCTGGTCATCTCCTCCGAGCTGCCCGAGCTGCTGGGGATCTGCGACCGCATCTACGCCATGAGCCAGGGCCGCATCACCGGCCAGCTGCCCCGCGGCCAGGCCGACCAGGAGAGCCTCATGGCGCTGATGACAGCACACAGCACACAGGAGCGCCACGAGGGCGACTCCGCGAACAAGGACGGTGAGGACCGATGA